From a single Paraburkholderia largidicola genomic region:
- a CDS encoding TetR/AcrR family transcriptional regulator: MILALRVDYICTECVYLRTQCNLARQIYVTSKTVDDQSARRGLREQKQRETRLRIAETGLQLFLAHGYEATTLDAVAEAAGISRRTFFSYFRSKDDIVLAWQAGAWDAMQAELLKVSPDEAPLDAVRKTLINHVSRYESEKMRAIDRVMRASETLKARKQAAYAAQEEGLYATLCEVWRQPQRRQALRVVAMVSMGATRLAIEAWGNQSGERPIAAFLEETFAAVKAEIG; this comes from the coding sequence ATGATTCTCGCCCTGAGGGTTGATTATATTTGCACTGAGTGCGTATATTTGCGCACTCAGTGCAATCTTGCAAGGCAAATTTACGTGACATCGAAAACCGTTGATGATCAATCCGCGCGTCGAGGGCTACGCGAACAAAAACAACGAGAGACGCGCCTGCGCATCGCGGAAACGGGTCTGCAGCTCTTTCTGGCCCATGGCTACGAAGCGACAACGCTCGACGCGGTTGCGGAGGCAGCGGGCATCTCGCGGCGCACATTCTTCTCGTACTTCAGGTCGAAGGATGACATCGTGCTCGCGTGGCAAGCGGGGGCATGGGATGCGATGCAAGCGGAGCTGCTGAAAGTCTCCCCCGACGAAGCGCCGCTCGACGCCGTGCGCAAAACGCTGATCAATCACGTTTCGCGCTACGAATCGGAGAAAATGCGAGCGATCGACCGCGTGATGCGCGCGAGCGAAACGCTAAAAGCTCGCAAACAGGCGGCATACGCAGCCCAGGAAGAGGGGCTTTACGCAACGCTGTGCGAAGTCTGGCGCCAGCCGCAACGACGGCAGGCGCTGCGTGTCGTCGCGATGGTCTCCATGGGCGCCACGCGTCTGGCCATCGAGGCTTGGGGAAACCAGAGCGGCGAGCGGCCGATCGCGGCGTTCTTGGAGGAAACCTTTGCGGCGGTGAAGGCCGAAATCGGATGA
- a CDS encoding SDR family oxidoreductase — protein MAKWTAADIPSQRGRTAIITGTGGLGLENALALARAGANVIIAGRNPAKGREAVEHVRRNARDATVCFEELDLARLESVDALGSRLRARLDSVDLLINNAGVMTPPQRKTTDDGFELQLGINYVGHFALTAHLLPLLRNGASPRVVTLASIAARDGAIHFDDLQAERTYKPMQAYAQSKLACLMFSLELQRRCEARGWGIASIPAHPGIARTDLLPNGTGPNSAFALLRKYLWFMFQPASQGALPTLYAATSPAAQGGMYYGPDRMGEIRGLPATAKIPRQALDMETATRFWELSEKLTGVAFG, from the coding sequence ATGGCCAAGTGGACTGCAGCGGATATTCCATCACAGCGTGGCCGTACCGCCATCATTACCGGGACCGGCGGCCTCGGCCTCGAAAATGCGTTGGCGCTGGCCCGCGCCGGTGCGAATGTCATCATCGCCGGACGCAATCCGGCCAAAGGCCGCGAAGCGGTCGAACACGTGCGCCGAAATGCGCGCGACGCGACGGTGTGTTTCGAGGAACTCGATCTCGCGCGTCTTGAATCAGTGGATGCATTGGGTTCGAGACTGCGTGCCAGACTCGACAGCGTGGATCTTCTCATCAACAACGCCGGCGTGATGACACCGCCGCAGCGCAAGACCACGGACGACGGATTCGAACTACAGTTGGGCATCAACTACGTGGGGCACTTCGCACTTACGGCGCACCTGCTGCCGCTTTTGCGCAACGGCGCAAGTCCACGCGTCGTGACGCTTGCGAGCATTGCTGCCCGCGACGGCGCGATCCATTTCGACGACCTGCAAGCCGAACGCACGTACAAGCCGATGCAAGCTTACGCGCAATCCAAGCTCGCATGCCTGATGTTCAGCCTCGAACTCCAGCGGCGCTGCGAGGCCAGGGGCTGGGGCATTGCGAGCATCCCTGCGCATCCGGGCATTGCCCGCACCGACCTGCTGCCAAACGGGACAGGACCGAACAGCGCTTTCGCCCTATTACGCAAATATCTCTGGTTCATGTTCCAGCCCGCGTCGCAAGGGGCATTGCCAACGCTTTATGCAGCGACGTCACCGGCTGCACAAGGTGGCATGTATTACGGACCGGACAGAATGGGCGAGATACGTGGACTCCCGGCCACAGCGAAGATTCCGCGGCAAGCGCTTGACATGGAGACTGCGACACGATTCTGGGAGCTCTCCGAAAAACTAACGGGCGTAGCATTTGGATGA
- a CDS encoding DMT family transporter, with amino-acid sequence MASGKVSVAAAVDPEQAQRKASRIRLSGFAWAALTVMIFSGWFVVTRLGVTRELRIWDIAALRFGIGGILLAPTVVRRGSRLSAAAWGEGLIFAVLWGVPFVLLVALGLKLTSAAQAASVAPTLMPVFAGVFGWGFLRERQGRSRWIGYAAIITGLVCLVGAGVAAHGKPNPFGIFALTAAAAMWAIYTLLFRRSGLTPIQSAALICLWSMALYLPVYLFLGLSRFSLASPGEIAMQGIYQGVLMSGVALITYNRAVSLLGSSAATAVIALLPAVASVLAIPVLGETPSLAEGVSIVIIVFGVLLASRPAPARIAAVPRASTHSQT; translated from the coding sequence ATGGCAAGCGGCAAGGTATCGGTTGCGGCGGCCGTCGACCCTGAGCAGGCGCAGCGAAAAGCCTCACGCATACGACTGTCGGGGTTCGCCTGGGCAGCGCTCACGGTCATGATCTTCTCGGGCTGGTTTGTCGTGACACGGCTCGGTGTCACCCGCGAGCTTCGCATCTGGGACATTGCCGCGCTTAGGTTCGGCATTGGCGGCATCCTTCTCGCGCCAACTGTCGTGCGCCGGGGCTCCCGCCTGTCTGCCGCCGCCTGGGGCGAGGGTTTGATATTTGCGGTGTTGTGGGGCGTGCCTTTCGTACTGCTCGTCGCGCTCGGGTTGAAGCTGACTTCGGCGGCTCAGGCCGCGTCTGTCGCACCGACGTTGATGCCAGTCTTCGCCGGCGTGTTCGGTTGGGGTTTCCTGCGTGAGCGGCAGGGAAGGTCACGGTGGATCGGCTATGCGGCGATCATTACAGGGCTCGTTTGCCTGGTGGGTGCCGGTGTAGCAGCCCATGGCAAACCCAATCCTTTTGGCATCTTCGCACTGACGGCCGCTGCCGCGATGTGGGCCATCTATACGCTGCTGTTTCGACGCAGCGGCCTGACACCGATCCAGTCCGCTGCGCTGATCTGCCTCTGGTCGATGGCGCTTTATCTTCCAGTCTATCTGTTCCTCGGCCTCAGCCGGTTCAGCCTTGCCTCCCCGGGGGAGATTGCCATGCAAGGGATTTATCAAGGCGTGCTGATGAGTGGCGTCGCGCTCATCACCTATAACCGCGCCGTTTCCCTGCTCGGCTCTTCGGCTGCCACTGCTGTCATTGCACTGCTTCCTGCTGTTGCCTCGGTTCTCGCCATACCCGTTCTCGGCGAAACGCCGTCGCTGGCTGAAGGTGTGTCGATCGTCATCATCGTTTTCGGTGTACTGCTCGCTTCCAGGCCCGCTCCCGCGCGCATTGCAGCAGTGCCGCGTGCATCAACCCATTCGCAAACCTGA
- a CDS encoding SDR family oxidoreductase: MVAPEELANAVSFVASDERSVSTGIDLVADGGFTQL; this comes from the coding sequence CTGGTCGCCCCCGAGGAGCTTGCAAACGCGGTCTCTTTCGTCGCATCCGACGAACGCAGCGTCTCTACTGGCATCGATCTAGTAGCGGATGGGGGCTTTACCCAGCTCTAG
- a CDS encoding peroxiredoxin-like family protein has translation MGLQEQLDSFRAEFARTAPSGRVALYEARIDELRARFALDLAVGTGDEAPDFSLPDIHGNWVSLSGLLQHGPVVLTFYRGGWCPYCNIQLRAYQAILPEMAALGARLIAISPQLPDGSLTTAQTNALTFDVLSDAGNSAARRFGLVYALPEDLREALRSNNKALPAINGDGSWELPVPATYVIAPDGRIVLAGIEVDYRKRLEPDAILAAVKALLPA, from the coding sequence ATGGGACTGCAGGAGCAACTGGACAGCTTCAGGGCGGAGTTCGCGCGCACTGCGCCATCCGGGCGCGTCGCGCTCTACGAGGCCAGGATCGACGAACTGCGTGCCAGGTTCGCGCTGGACCTGGCGGTCGGAACTGGCGATGAAGCGCCGGACTTTTCACTACCGGACATACATGGCAATTGGGTCTCGCTTTCCGGTCTGTTGCAGCACGGACCCGTCGTGCTTACGTTTTATCGCGGCGGATGGTGTCCCTACTGCAATATCCAGTTGCGGGCGTATCAGGCGATCCTTCCTGAGATGGCCGCGCTGGGCGCCCGGCTGATCGCGATCTCGCCACAGCTTCCCGACGGATCGCTGACGACTGCGCAGACAAACGCACTAACCTTCGATGTCCTGAGCGATGCAGGTAATTCCGCCGCGCGCCGCTTCGGACTCGTTTATGCACTGCCCGAGGATCTGCGTGAGGCACTGCGCTCGAACAACAAGGCGTTGCCCGCGATCAATGGCGACGGGAGCTGGGAATTGCCGGTTCCCGCCACCTATGTGATTGCTCCGGATGGGCGCATTGTGCTCGCCGGTATCGAGGTCGATTACCGCAAGCGGCTCGAACCGGATGCGATTCTCGCTGCCGTGAAAGCGCTTCTACCGGCCTGA
- a CDS encoding TrbI/VirB10 family protein produces MDTTDREAQPAPKVAPEGVELRAAPRAVTRLNRRTLAISATALAVAVAGASMWALQSKGRRGSDDRTNLYNVDRIARADDLDQLPADYSKLPPKPAPAAQASVPQLGPPLPGDWGAASARPPLPGSMAAQGPSAESVDRQRMADEIARSAVFFRTGSDGGKPDAIASSAGTPSIANGSAGAFNPMGAGPASTAAQPDDPTAIQNRQDQKEAFVTKGGDAAISNTGSLQAPAPPYTVMAGTIIPAALVTGINSDLPGEIIAEVTQPVYDTATGHYLLIPQGSRMIGRYDSQVAFGQQRVLLVWLRLVLPDSSSIALDRLPGVDAAGYAGLEDGVDWHWGRVLTGAALSTMLGVGSELAVSNQGSANGNTIIALRDSSQDTANQVGQEITRRDLSIQPTLTVRTGFQVNVMVNKDLVLRPYQPLNVQRGPIQ; encoded by the coding sequence ATGGACACGACTGACCGCGAAGCCCAGCCGGCGCCGAAAGTCGCCCCGGAGGGCGTGGAGCTGCGCGCAGCACCGCGCGCGGTTACGCGGCTCAATCGTCGCACGCTGGCTATCTCCGCCACGGCGCTTGCGGTGGCCGTGGCCGGCGCGTCGATGTGGGCGCTGCAATCGAAGGGACGACGCGGCTCGGACGACCGGACCAACCTGTACAACGTCGATCGGATCGCCAGGGCCGACGACCTCGACCAGTTGCCGGCCGACTACTCGAAACTGCCGCCGAAACCAGCGCCGGCGGCCCAGGCCAGCGTGCCGCAGCTCGGACCGCCGCTGCCGGGCGACTGGGGCGCGGCGTCGGCCAGGCCACCGCTGCCGGGCAGCATGGCAGCTCAGGGGCCATCGGCCGAAAGCGTTGACCGTCAGCGTATGGCTGACGAGATTGCACGGTCGGCGGTGTTCTTCCGCACCGGCAGCGATGGCGGCAAACCCGATGCAATCGCCTCGTCTGCGGGCACACCGTCAATAGCCAATGGCTCGGCGGGCGCGTTCAACCCGATGGGTGCCGGGCCAGCGTCCACGGCCGCACAGCCCGACGACCCGACGGCGATCCAGAACCGGCAGGACCAGAAGGAAGCGTTCGTGACAAAAGGGGGCGATGCTGCGATTAGTAACACCGGCAGCTTGCAGGCTCCGGCCCCGCCGTACACCGTCATGGCGGGCACGATCATTCCGGCGGCGCTGGTGACGGGCATCAATTCAGACCTGCCGGGAGAGATCATCGCTGAGGTGACTCAGCCTGTATACGACACCGCGACCGGGCACTACCTATTGATCCCGCAAGGTTCACGTATGATCGGCCGCTACGACAGCCAGGTCGCGTTCGGGCAGCAGCGGGTGCTGCTGGTCTGGCTGCGCTTGGTGCTGCCCGATTCCTCGTCGATCGCGCTGGACAGGTTGCCCGGCGTCGACGCTGCCGGTTATGCGGGCCTGGAGGACGGTGTGGACTGGCATTGGGGCCGCGTTCTGACAGGTGCTGCGCTATCAACGATGCTCGGCGTAGGCTCCGAGCTGGCCGTCTCGAATCAGGGCAGCGCCAACGGCAACACGATCATCGCGCTCCGGGACAGCTCGCAGGACACGGCCAATCAGGTCGGTCAGGAAATCACTCGCCGCGATTTGAGCATCCAACCGACGCTGACGGTACGGACAGGGTTTCAGGTCAACGTGATGGTGAACAAGGATTTGGTGCTGCGGCCGTATCAGCCACTCAATGTCCAGAGAGGACCGATTCAATGA
- a CDS encoding glutathione S-transferase family protein: MIRFYFHPTPNPAKIALFLEETGLPYEMVPIDTSKGEQHTPQFRAINPNGKVPAIVDTDGPGGKEARVFDSTAILLYLAEKTGKLQGAPQDRPELLSWLLFLASGLGPFSGQAVHFQFAAPEGLDYAVNRYRREAERHYQVLNDHLEGRTYIVGETYTIADISAWGWLDRASRVLKGADDPLGSFPNLKRLFETVDARPAAARARAIGKDHEFKKVNDEETRRALFPSNYPLVA; encoded by the coding sequence ATGATCCGCTTTTACTTCCACCCCACGCCAAATCCGGCCAAGATTGCCCTGTTTCTCGAGGAGACGGGTCTTCCCTACGAGATGGTCCCCATCGACACGAGCAAGGGCGAGCAGCACACGCCGCAATTCCGCGCGATCAACCCCAACGGCAAGGTGCCTGCCATCGTCGATACAGACGGGCCGGGCGGCAAGGAAGCGCGCGTGTTCGACTCCACGGCGATCCTGCTCTATCTGGCGGAGAAGACCGGCAAATTGCAGGGCGCACCGCAGGACAGGCCCGAACTGCTTTCGTGGCTGCTCTTTCTCGCCTCCGGTCTTGGCCCGTTCTCGGGCCAGGCCGTGCACTTCCAGTTCGCCGCGCCCGAAGGACTCGACTATGCGGTGAACCGTTATCGACGTGAGGCCGAGCGCCACTACCAGGTTCTGAACGACCATCTGGAAGGACGCACGTACATCGTGGGTGAAACATACACAATCGCCGATATATCGGCTTGGGGATGGCTTGACCGCGCTTCGCGTGTGCTCAAGGGGGCCGACGATCCGCTGGGGTCGTTTCCCAACCTCAAGCGGCTGTTCGAAACAGTCGATGCACGCCCAGCGGCGGCCCGCGCCAGAGCAATCGGCAAGGACCACGAGTTCAAGAAGGTCAACGACGAGGAGACCCGTCGCGCGCTCTTCCCGTCCAACTATCCGCTGGTAGCCTGA
- a CDS encoding SDR family NAD(P)-dependent oxidoreductase, translating into MRVEGKRILITGGSSGIGLALAHALLAKGAKVVVTGRRPDALASAVRELQGTAPSIWAVTADVATPEGRAATLSQALDTLGGLDVLVNNAGGVRAGRLENTPEAELLAMIDVDLVAPVLLTRAALPALRAGGDAMVVNIASGIALIGAPFYATYAATKAGLARFGEALRRELRGEGVHVLTAYPGATDTPMMKSNRAGPELGFTREPASAVAAAIVEGIEADAFEVIRGGEVRAQMIALNRDNPAAVDERFLALKPALEEAVRDHSAL; encoded by the coding sequence ATGAGGGTCGAAGGCAAACGTATTCTAATCACGGGCGGCTCAAGCGGCATCGGGCTTGCACTTGCACATGCACTGCTTGCGAAGGGCGCGAAAGTCGTTGTCACCGGGCGACGGCCAGACGCACTGGCGAGCGCGGTCCGGGAGCTTCAGGGAACGGCTCCATCCATCTGGGCGGTAACGGCCGATGTAGCGACCCCCGAGGGCCGTGCGGCAACGTTGAGCCAAGCCTTGGACACGCTGGGCGGGCTCGACGTGCTCGTGAACAATGCTGGCGGCGTGAGGGCCGGACGCCTTGAAAACACGCCTGAAGCCGAATTGCTGGCCATGATCGACGTCGATCTTGTTGCGCCCGTTCTGCTGACACGTGCGGCCCTGCCGGCGTTGCGTGCGGGCGGTGACGCAATGGTCGTGAACATCGCCTCTGGCATCGCGCTGATCGGCGCTCCGTTCTATGCGACCTATGCTGCGACCAAGGCCGGCCTCGCCCGTTTCGGCGAGGCGCTGCGGCGCGAGCTCCGGGGCGAAGGCGTCCATGTGCTGACTGCCTATCCAGGCGCCACCGACACGCCGATGATGAAATCCAACCGGGCCGGGCCAGAACTCGGTTTTACCCGGGAGCCAGCGTCCGCAGTGGCCGCCGCTATCGTGGAGGGCATAGAGGCGGATGCGTTCGAAGTAATCCGGGGCGGCGAGGTACGAGCCCAGATGATTGCACTCAATCGCGATAATCCTGCAGCGGTCGATGAGCGTTTTCTCGCACTCAAGCCCGCCCTCGAAGAGGCTGTAAGGGATCATTCTGCGCTCTAA
- a CDS encoding methyl-accepting chemotaxis protein, with the protein MKTIGSLRIGVRLGIGFGVTLVLLCLVGALGLAQTSRIYAGTQDLATNLLPSVQRLGNIRALADETRQASLSYLIATSSSERQFQRSKHDAALNELSRVWPQYEAVVGSAEELQLSNQIKAAWNTYLSLDKRLNELADSGDEHFGDARSFAGGESLRAFTKVTDLIAQDIALNSQGAEDSGTEAATAFHSALLFTCVLIGIAVALSLVVAFIITRSITAPIRTSVKIAQTVAQGDLTSKIEVRGKDETSQLLRALKHMNERLADLVGEVRSGSDTIATGAAQIAAGNADLSRRTEEQAASIEQTAASMEELTSTVRQNTESARQGSTLAANASDIAQRGGNVVGRVIETMHAISDSSAKVSDIIAVIEGIAFQTNILALNAAVEAARAGGQGRGFAVVAAEVRTLAQRSASAAKEIKELITHSVDRVKAGSDLVNEAGTTMGEVVHAVKRVAGLMEEITTASLEQHTGIEQVNTAVAQMDQVTQQNAALVEEASAAAQSMSAQSGTLREVVSIFKLAADPLKSAPSDAPI; encoded by the coding sequence GTGAAAACCATTGGCAGTCTCAGGATAGGCGTTCGCCTTGGAATTGGATTTGGCGTGACGCTCGTTTTGCTATGTCTTGTAGGCGCTCTAGGCCTCGCCCAGACTTCCCGCATTTATGCTGGTACCCAAGATCTTGCAACCAATCTGCTTCCCAGTGTCCAGCGACTGGGCAATATACGGGCGCTGGCTGATGAAACGCGCCAGGCTTCCTTAAGTTATCTGATTGCAACCAGCTCTTCGGAACGTCAGTTTCAGCGGTCGAAACACGACGCAGCGCTAAATGAGTTATCGCGGGTGTGGCCACAGTACGAGGCGGTGGTCGGCTCGGCTGAAGAACTGCAATTGTCGAACCAGATCAAGGCAGCATGGAACACCTATCTCTCGCTGGACAAACGGCTGAACGAGCTTGCCGACAGCGGAGATGAGCATTTCGGTGACGCCCGGTCTTTCGCCGGGGGCGAGTCTTTGCGCGCGTTCACCAAAGTCACTGACCTCATTGCGCAGGACATCGCCCTGAATAGCCAGGGAGCGGAGGACTCCGGTACCGAGGCAGCGACCGCCTTCCACAGCGCGTTGCTTTTTACGTGCGTGCTGATCGGAATAGCCGTCGCATTGAGCCTGGTTGTTGCGTTCATCATCACTCGCTCCATCACAGCTCCGATCCGTACATCCGTGAAAATTGCCCAAACGGTCGCACAAGGCGACCTCACCTCGAAAATCGAAGTGCGCGGCAAGGACGAAACGAGCCAACTACTGCGCGCGCTCAAACACATGAACGAGAGACTCGCGGACCTGGTTGGAGAAGTACGATCCGGCAGCGATACGATTGCCACGGGCGCTGCGCAGATCGCGGCGGGCAATGCCGATCTGAGCCGGCGCACGGAAGAACAGGCTGCATCGATTGAGCAAACCGCCGCGAGCATGGAGGAGCTGACTTCCACCGTCAGGCAAAACACGGAAAGTGCCCGGCAAGGCAGCACGCTTGCGGCAAACGCGTCCGATATTGCGCAGCGTGGCGGCAATGTTGTGGGACGCGTGATCGAGACCATGCATGCAATATCGGACAGTTCGGCTAAGGTGAGCGATATTATCGCCGTGATCGAAGGTATCGCTTTCCAAACCAATATTCTCGCGCTCAACGCAGCAGTCGAGGCGGCACGTGCGGGCGGTCAGGGGCGCGGGTTTGCCGTTGTCGCGGCAGAAGTACGGACCCTTGCGCAACGAAGTGCCAGCGCCGCGAAAGAGATCAAGGAACTCATCACACATTCGGTTGACCGCGTAAAAGCCGGTTCAGATCTGGTGAACGAAGCAGGCACGACCATGGGCGAGGTAGTCCATGCGGTCAAGCGCGTCGCCGGCCTGATGGAAGAGATTACGACAGCCTCACTCGAACAGCATACGGGTATCGAACAGGTCAACACCGCCGTTGCCCAGATGGACCAGGTGACGCAGCAAAACGCCGCATTGGTTGAAGAAGCCTCAGCCGCGGCGCAATCGATGTCGGCCCAATCCGGCACGCTGCGCGAAGTCGTGTCAATTTTCAAGCTGGCAGCTGATCCTTTGAAGAGCGCCCCCTCCGATGCCCCGATCTGA
- a CDS encoding DUF2274 domain-containing protein, whose amino-acid sequence MSTTRKLRLGPLPDSQTVKLTFTCSASLKVELDRYAALHGQTYGETVDAVTLIPHMLEAFMAGDRGFRRAPKLPVAKVLTRDT is encoded by the coding sequence ATGAGCACGACGCGCAAACTGCGGCTGGGGCCGCTGCCTGACTCACAGACAGTCAAACTGACTTTTACGTGCTCGGCCAGCCTCAAGGTCGAGCTCGACCGTTACGCCGCGCTGCATGGACAAACCTACGGCGAAACGGTCGACGCCGTTACGTTGATTCCTCACATGTTGGAGGCATTCATGGCCGGAGACCGCGGTTTTCGGAGAGCGCCAAAATTGCCGGTTGCCAAAGTTCTTACCAGGGATACCTGA
- a CDS encoding TetR/AcrR family transcriptional regulator, producing the protein MARPREFDEEAVLDATVQCFWRYGYEATSVKDLTGKTGLTAASLYNAYGDKRGLFRAALDRYTSESIGNRIRRCEALPPLEAIHSFFEEILRRSLNDRQHKGCMLVNSALEMAPHDAEFQKIIDGVLTRIEGFFLGCIRTGQADGTITPSQPAAVLARHLLGVLMGVRVLARVRPEKALLEGVIAPALAQLVPPEDGPN; encoded by the coding sequence ATGGCGAGACCAAGGGAATTTGACGAAGAAGCAGTGCTGGACGCAACGGTCCAGTGCTTCTGGAGGTACGGCTACGAGGCGACGTCGGTGAAAGATCTCACCGGGAAAACAGGTCTCACCGCCGCAAGCCTTTACAACGCGTACGGAGACAAGCGCGGCCTGTTCCGGGCAGCGCTCGATCGCTACACAAGCGAAAGCATAGGCAACCGCATACGGCGGTGCGAAGCGCTCCCTCCCCTTGAGGCGATCCATTCGTTCTTCGAAGAGATCCTGCGCCGCTCGTTGAACGATCGCCAGCATAAGGGTTGCATGCTCGTGAATTCGGCCCTGGAGATGGCACCGCACGATGCTGAATTCCAGAAGATCATCGACGGTGTTCTTACCCGTATCGAAGGCTTTTTTCTCGGGTGCATCAGAACAGGTCAGGCCGACGGGACCATTACGCCATCACAGCCGGCCGCGGTCCTCGCCCGGCACCTGCTTGGCGTTCTGATGGGCGTTCGCGTCCTGGCGCGCGTTCGTCCGGAAAAAGCGCTGCTGGAAGGGGTGATTGCGCCAGCGCTCGCCCAGCTTGTACCGCCCGAGGACGGGCCGAACTGA
- a CDS encoding DUF1109 domain-containing protein — protein MRTSDLILRLTNTLTPIESNFASKRLNRALSVGMASSAALLVVLYGIRSDMPELILTTMFWVRLAFPVTTLIAAMNLAGRLGRPGAPVRLAWLAVTLPFIIMLLAATFVVFATPPGYRLQLMLGTTWRVTTANIVLLSLPSLVAVMHALKGLAPIHPMLSGTGAGLLAGAQGLLVYSLYCSEMSVPFWGVWYVLGISITAGIGALIGPLYLRW, from the coding sequence ATGAGAACTTCAGATCTTATACTAAGGCTTACTAATACTCTTACACCGATTGAGTCGAATTTTGCTTCGAAGCGGCTCAATCGCGCGCTTAGCGTCGGCATGGCCAGCAGCGCGGCTTTGCTGGTAGTACTTTATGGCATCCGCAGCGACATGCCGGAATTGATACTGACGACGATGTTCTGGGTACGACTTGCGTTTCCGGTAACGACACTCATCGCTGCGATGAACCTCGCCGGACGGCTTGGACGGCCCGGTGCACCCGTCAGGCTGGCATGGTTAGCGGTCACACTGCCATTCATTATCATGTTGCTCGCTGCCACGTTCGTCGTATTCGCGACTCCGCCAGGTTATCGCCTGCAACTGATGTTAGGTACGACATGGCGTGTCACCACGGCGAATATTGTTCTGCTCTCTCTTCCATCGCTTGTCGCAGTGATGCACGCCTTGAAAGGACTGGCTCCCATCCACCCGATGTTGTCAGGTACAGGCGCCGGACTGCTCGCTGGCGCGCAAGGACTGCTCGTATATTCGCTTTACTGTTCAGAGATGTCCGTACCGTTCTGGGGTGTCTGGTACGTACTGGGCATCAGCATCACTGCCGGTATCGGTGCCCTGATTGGTCCGCTCTATTTGAGGTGGTAG
- a CDS encoding SDR family oxidoreductase, producing MFEQIRAEKGVLDIVVASAGFVEQVTLEAATPEHFDKTFDINARGVFFTSPKALRLMTRGSSIVLVSSAVYRKGFPGHATYSATKAALRSFEHGPLN from the coding sequence TTGTTCGAGCAAATCCGCGCTGAGAAAGGCGTGCTCGATATCGTCGTCGCGAGCGCGGGGTTCGTTGAGCAAGTCACGCTTGAGGCCGCGACGCCCGAGCATTTCGACAAGACATTTGACATCAATGCACGCGGCGTGTTCTTCACCAGCCCAAAGGCCCTTCGGCTGATGACACGCGGCAGCTCGATCGTACTGGTCTCGTCGGCCGTGTATCGCAAGGGCTTTCCTGGGCACGCGACCTACAGCGCGACCAAGGCGGCGCTGCGTTCGTTCGAACATGGTCCACTGAACTAA
- the yghU gene encoding glutathione-dependent disulfide-bond oxidoreductase, which yields MADSLDYIPPKVWSWNKPSGGTFANINRPVAGPTHEKVLPVGRHPLQLYSLGTPNGVKVTILLEELLAAGYSGAEYDAWLIRIGEGEQFGSGFVDINPNSKIPALLDRGGPKPVRVFESGSILLYLAEKFGAFLPKDVAARTETLNWLFWQMGCAPYLGGGFGHFYAYAPTKIEYAIDRFAMEVKRQLDVLDRQLANSEYLAGDDYTIADMAVFPWYGGLVKGWQYGAAEFLSVRDYTNIQRWANMLLARPAVRRGRMVNRTSGDPSGQLRERHDASDFDTATQDKTEAAQS from the coding sequence ATGGCTGATTCACTCGACTATATTCCCCCGAAGGTCTGGAGCTGGAATAAACCCAGCGGTGGCACCTTCGCGAACATCAACCGACCGGTCGCCGGGCCGACGCATGAAAAGGTGCTGCCTGTCGGGCGTCATCCGCTGCAGCTTTATTCGCTGGGCACGCCCAATGGCGTAAAGGTCACAATCCTGCTGGAGGAACTGCTCGCAGCCGGCTATTCGGGGGCCGAGTATGACGCCTGGCTGATCAGGATCGGCGAGGGTGAGCAGTTTGGCAGCGGCTTCGTGGACATCAATCCGAACTCGAAGATCCCCGCGCTGCTGGATCGCGGTGGGCCGAAGCCTGTACGCGTGTTCGAGTCGGGCTCGATCCTGCTGTACCTGGCCGAGAAGTTCGGGGCGTTTCTTCCGAAAGACGTGGCGGCACGCACCGAGACGCTCAACTGGCTGTTCTGGCAGATGGGCTGCGCGCCATACCTGGGCGGCGGCTTCGGCCACTTCTACGCCTATGCGCCAACGAAGATCGAGTATGCGATCGACCGTTTCGCGATGGAGGTGAAGCGCCAGCTCGATGTGCTCGACCGGCAGCTCGCCAACAGTGAATATCTCGCCGGTGACGATTACACCATCGCCGACATGGCGGTGTTCCCGTGGTACGGCGGCCTTGTCAAAGGCTGGCAATACGGTGCGGCGGAATTCCTGTCCGTGCGGGACTACACGAACATTCAACGCTGGGCCAACATGCTTCTCGCGCGGCCGGCGGTAAGACGTGGACGCATGGTCAACCGGACGAGCGGTGACCCTTCCGGGCAGCTTCGGGAGCGTCACGATGCGAGCGATTTTGATACGGCGACACAGGACAAGACGGAGGCAGCGCAATCATGA